From a single Pirellulaceae bacterium genomic region:
- a CDS encoding DNA translocase FtsK, with product MNAAQRKVELDIEAIALSAISILIWMSLLSHDPADSLGELPRPLNLLVAVDNAVYPPNAQIQNVCGWFGALVANLLIQSLGIGSLLVAIGLSVLSIWLFKVQTNYVPPSRQIGWFLVIVGTTTLVALYQIATPFAPIIGPGGYIGAITSTWLHENFAVLGASILTFSILLAGLLLSTDYVVVRSMAWLLAGGTALATTVARSRITLPIGTPLVSKTRSDVDQGIELPGDAVSSGALPPVRISGRTNSDLSSNDMSAVRSAASGALASGQKLASAANSAAKGLLTGWMTGSSPSDTSSNYPQLAVEPSAVSSAEETSEIEQTDAIDEEADEVDQITEPLRVELTTTSGETLNLRVDAAHPTPEPDALEPQVSPPKSRKGKNEDHAASLAGMDDTKLPPGADEYILPEIELLSPSEDVDFEAQTVEVRRKAKILEATFKNFGFNVRVVEIETGPVIAQYEIELEAGLRLAKITSLADDLAIALRVPSVRIVAPIPGKNTVGIEVPNETRQVVRLREVIEEMGPKGRKAKIPLFLGKDVSGNPLIADLATLPHLLIAGRTGTGKSVCLNAIIASILMTRRPDEVRMLMIDPKMVEMIGYGRLPHLMHPVVTDMRKAEAILAWAVDKMEERYSLLARAGVRHLTSYNELDRAELLDRIKPETSEEADAIPDHLPFIVIVADEMADLMMTAGKDVEQHIIRLAQKSRAVGIHLILATQKPTVDVITGLIKSNLPARISFQVASRTDSRVVLDEMGADKLLGNGDMLFLWPGTSMLLRGQGTYLSDEEINRVVDHCSTGEQNFVSELVNLKIKEETDEEPQPMVLKKRDELYAAAVDVVVREGRGSCSLLQRALGIGYGRAARLIDYMAEDGIVGQYAGSQARDVIISLSDWEAMQAADSGSSGARAPKPPASARSNKIRPQEPSLTPPSDSSATAGSVNRCEQTPSRPAIRLAVKDDAEADEFEATDDAPWEDPATGQLADDDQAEDGDDGYEYEDVDDED from the coding sequence ATGAACGCCGCTCAGCGCAAAGTTGAACTCGATATCGAAGCTATCGCTCTAAGCGCCATCAGCATTCTTATCTGGATGAGTCTACTGAGCCACGACCCGGCAGACTCGCTAGGCGAACTGCCAAGGCCGCTCAATCTGTTGGTCGCAGTGGACAACGCTGTCTACCCACCTAATGCACAAATTCAGAACGTTTGCGGCTGGTTCGGTGCGCTCGTGGCCAACTTGCTGATCCAGTCGCTGGGAATCGGTAGCCTATTGGTAGCTATCGGGCTATCTGTTTTGTCAATCTGGTTGTTCAAAGTTCAAACCAACTATGTCCCGCCATCACGTCAGATTGGTTGGTTCTTGGTGATCGTCGGAACAACCACGTTGGTTGCGCTGTATCAAATTGCTACTCCCTTTGCACCAATCATTGGACCAGGAGGTTACATCGGGGCGATTACCAGCACTTGGTTGCACGAAAACTTTGCGGTCCTGGGTGCTTCGATACTAACGTTCAGCATTTTACTCGCCGGTTTGTTGCTGAGCACCGACTATGTTGTCGTCCGCAGCATGGCATGGCTTCTGGCAGGCGGAACGGCACTTGCTACGACGGTGGCCCGGTCGCGCATCACACTGCCGATCGGAACTCCACTAGTCTCAAAAACTCGCAGTGACGTCGATCAGGGGATTGAACTGCCCGGCGACGCTGTATCGAGCGGTGCCCTGCCACCAGTGAGAATCAGCGGTCGAACCAATTCGGACTTGAGCAGCAATGACATGAGCGCTGTCCGCTCGGCTGCAAGTGGGGCTCTGGCGTCAGGTCAGAAGCTAGCCTCGGCGGCCAACTCGGCGGCCAAGGGGCTGCTAACCGGTTGGATGACTGGCAGTTCGCCATCTGACACATCGAGTAATTATCCGCAACTGGCAGTTGAGCCATCAGCTGTCTCGTCGGCGGAAGAAACCAGCGAGATTGAGCAGACTGACGCGATCGATGAGGAGGCCGACGAGGTCGATCAAATCACCGAACCGTTGCGCGTGGAGTTGACGACAACTTCTGGCGAGACATTGAATCTGCGTGTTGATGCAGCTCATCCGACGCCAGAACCAGATGCATTGGAACCGCAAGTCAGCCCACCTAAATCTCGCAAGGGGAAGAACGAGGATCATGCTGCATCGCTGGCTGGCATGGACGACACCAAGCTGCCTCCCGGCGCTGATGAATATATCCTACCCGAAATTGAATTGCTGAGCCCATCAGAGGATGTGGATTTTGAGGCTCAGACGGTCGAAGTCCGCCGCAAGGCCAAGATCCTCGAAGCTACCTTTAAGAATTTCGGTTTTAACGTTCGCGTTGTCGAGATCGAGACCGGTCCGGTCATTGCTCAATATGAAATTGAATTGGAAGCTGGCTTGAGACTGGCCAAGATCACTAGCTTGGCCGATGACCTGGCAATTGCGCTGCGCGTGCCCAGTGTCCGCATCGTCGCTCCCATTCCAGGCAAGAATACAGTAGGCATTGAAGTCCCCAACGAGACGCGACAGGTTGTGCGTCTGCGTGAAGTGATCGAGGAGATGGGGCCCAAGGGGCGCAAAGCTAAGATTCCGCTGTTCTTAGGCAAGGACGTTTCTGGAAATCCGCTGATTGCTGACCTAGCGACATTACCGCACTTGCTGATCGCCGGGCGCACGGGTACTGGTAAGTCCGTGTGTTTGAACGCGATCATCGCTTCGATTCTGATGACGCGTCGCCCGGACGAAGTGCGAATGCTGATGATCGATCCCAAAATGGTGGAAATGATCGGCTACGGCCGACTGCCGCATTTGATGCACCCGGTTGTAACTGACATGCGCAAGGCCGAAGCGATACTGGCTTGGGCAGTGGACAAAATGGAAGAGCGCTACTCTTTATTGGCCCGCGCCGGTGTCCGGCACCTGACTAGCTACAACGAATTAGACCGTGCAGAACTGTTGGATCGAATCAAGCCGGAAACCTCCGAAGAGGCTGACGCCATCCCTGATCACCTGCCCTTCATCGTCATCGTTGCTGATGAAATGGCAGACTTGATGATGACGGCCGGCAAGGATGTCGAACAGCATATTATCCGACTGGCACAAAAGAGCCGTGCCGTAGGAATCCACTTGATTCTAGCAACGCAAAAACCCACGGTGGATGTTATTACCGGATTGATCAAGAGCAACTTGCCAGCCCGCATCAGTTTCCAAGTTGCCAGCCGCACCGATAGTCGGGTGGTGCTAGACGAAATGGGTGCCGACAAACTGCTGGGCAATGGCGATATGCTCTTTCTGTGGCCCGGAACCAGTATGCTGCTGCGCGGTCAGGGAACGTACCTCTCGGACGAAGAGATCAATCGGGTGGTTGATCATTGCTCGACAGGTGAACAGAATTTTGTTAGCGAACTGGTCAACCTGAAGATTAAGGAAGAGACCGACGAAGAACCGCAGCCGATGGTACTCAAGAAGCGCGACGAACTGTACGCAGCTGCCGTTGATGTAGTGGTACGCGAAGGGCGCGGAAGTTGCTCACTGTTGCAGCGGGCTTTGGGGATTGGTTACGGACGGGCCGCAAGATTGATCGACTACATGGCCGAAGATGGCATTGTTGGCCAATATGCCGGCTCACAAGCTCGCGATGTTATTATCAGCCTGTCCGACTGGGAAGCTATGCAAGCCGCAGACAGCGGAAGTTCAGGGGCTAGAGCTCCCAAGCCACCGGCCAGCGCTCGCAGTAACAAGATTCGCCCTCAGGAGCCTAGCCTGACTCCACCGTCCGATTCGTCGGCGACCGCAGGTTCCGTCAATCGCTGTGAGCAAACTCCATCGCGTCCCGCGATTCGCTTGGCTGTCAAGGATGACGCAGAAGCCGACGAGTTTGAAGCCACCGATGATGCTCCCTGGGAAGACCCCGCCACAGGCCAACTAGCCGACGACGATCAAGCCGAAGATGGTGACGACGGCTATGAATACGAAGATGTGGACGATGAAGACTAG
- a CDS encoding neutral/alkaline non-lysosomal ceramidase N-terminal domain-containing protein produces the protein MSKQLLIYLASGLVIFAFGCELLAADEPKFLAGAGQADVTPTEPVPMWGYGSRKDALSVGTLDPLMATAIVIQAGEDKLAIVGLDLGRSPNELSMQRIRERIKAVGIDYSMMAGSHTHHGPVLELADSPGRGQGKFNASLRYYQRLEDGIVAAILDANKNLVPAKLATGSVDLEGFNRNRHSKMQPPPLDRSLAVMQLVGKDSDKVIATLVNFAAHPTSLPDSQNEFSSDYVGALRTEIESSLGGQAVFMQGASGDLSTNRGPHGDHAQYGRALGKEAVKLARTLKPQEVPNPSLKVREDRFTFKPRTDLNNPLIRAAYTMAFFPELVACFVDEYAEGVRPRITVALLNGQIALVGGSGEFFCAHAINLRKRARVDQLFFFGYCNGYHQYYPTIEGAAEGGYGADSQVAPAAVGAGEQLMNTSLEWIFRMQGAKM, from the coding sequence ATGTCGAAGCAACTTTTGATTTACCTTGCGTCCGGCCTGGTCATATTTGCATTTGGCTGCGAATTGTTGGCTGCGGACGAGCCGAAGTTTCTAGCCGGAGCCGGCCAAGCTGATGTAACTCCAACCGAGCCGGTTCCGATGTGGGGCTATGGTTCTCGCAAAGATGCATTATCTGTCGGGACGCTTGATCCGCTGATGGCAACCGCCATTGTGATCCAGGCCGGCGAAGACAAGCTGGCCATAGTCGGTTTGGACTTGGGCCGTTCACCAAATGAACTATCGATGCAGCGGATTCGCGAGCGTATTAAAGCAGTCGGGATCGACTACTCGATGATGGCGGGCTCGCACACTCACCACGGACCGGTATTGGAGTTGGCTGATAGCCCCGGACGCGGCCAAGGAAAATTCAATGCATCGCTTCGCTACTACCAGCGATTGGAGGACGGCATCGTTGCCGCAATTCTAGATGCCAACAAGAATTTGGTGCCGGCCAAGCTGGCAACTGGTTCAGTTGATCTGGAGGGCTTTAATCGAAATCGGCATTCGAAAATGCAGCCTCCGCCGCTAGATCGCAGCCTGGCTGTCATGCAACTGGTAGGCAAGGACTCGGATAAAGTAATTGCCACGCTAGTCAATTTTGCTGCTCACCCGACCAGTCTACCGGATAGCCAAAACGAATTCTCTTCTGACTACGTGGGGGCGCTGCGTACAGAGATTGAAAGCAGTCTGGGGGGCCAGGCGGTGTTTATGCAGGGGGCCTCCGGCGATCTATCGACCAATCGAGGGCCTCATGGAGATCACGCCCAGTATGGACGCGCATTGGGTAAGGAAGCGGTCAAGCTGGCTCGAACGCTTAAGCCCCAAGAGGTCCCCAACCCGTCCCTGAAAGTTCGCGAAGATCGTTTCACTTTCAAGCCGCGAACCGATTTGAATAACCCGCTGATTCGAGCCGCGTATACGATGGCTTTCTTTCCTGAGCTAGTAGCCTGCTTCGTAGATGAATACGCCGAGGGTGTCCGCCCCAGAATCACGGTGGCATTGCTGAATGGACAGATTGCTTTAGTGGGAGGTTCAGGCGAGTTTTTCTGTGCGCACGCGATAAACCTCCGAAAGCGTGCTCGCGTCGATCAGCTATTCTTCTTTGGCTATTGCAACGGGTACCATCAGTACTATCCAACCATCGAGGGAGCCGCCGAGGGTGGATATGGGGCAGATAGCCAAGTCGCCCCGGCCGCCGTCGGAGCCGGAGAGCAGCTAATGAATACCTCTCTAGAGTGGATTTTTCGGATGCAGGGCGCTAAGATGTGA
- a CDS encoding metallophosphoesterase translates to MKDNTSWFVSDLHLFSRRSSAPQFEAAIRAAVQRSHTFILGGDIFDFRWSTQLSRGQAMQDGIAWLRRLIGLNTDCRFHYLLGNHDCHPEFVQSLERLVETTPQLVWHRHKLRIGDSIFLHGDIVDTKVHPGQSHHSVLDSRRLAGELRPPPAKISHALYDVAVQAKVHRLVVHVAKRRELVLRRLATYLKAHDACPATGVQHVYFGHTHRRLISVPYAGMRFHNPGAAIKGLPFQMIETTASPGQQMDL, encoded by the coding sequence ATGAAAGACAATACATCCTGGTTCGTATCGGATTTGCATCTGTTCAGCCGCCGTTCGTCCGCGCCTCAATTTGAGGCAGCCATTCGGGCCGCGGTTCAAAGGTCGCATACGTTCATTCTGGGTGGCGATATCTTTGATTTTCGGTGGAGTACCCAACTGTCGCGCGGACAGGCCATGCAAGACGGTATTGCTTGGCTTCGCCGTTTGATCGGCCTGAACACCGATTGTCGATTCCATTACTTGCTAGGCAATCACGACTGCCATCCAGAGTTCGTTCAGTCGCTGGAGCGGCTCGTTGAGACTACCCCCCAGCTCGTCTGGCACAGGCACAAGCTGCGCATTGGCGACAGTATTTTCCTGCACGGTGACATCGTTGACACAAAGGTCCATCCAGGGCAGTCGCATCACAGCGTCCTGGATTCGCGTCGACTAGCCGGAGAATTGCGGCCACCTCCGGCTAAGATTTCGCACGCCCTCTACGACGTGGCAGTGCAGGCCAAGGTACATCGACTGGTGGTGCATGTAGCCAAGCGGCGAGAACTAGTTCTTCGGCGGTTAGCAACCTACTTGAAGGCACACGACGCCTGCCCGGCAACTGGCGTCCAACATGTCTATTTTGGACACACCCACCGGAGGTTGATCTCAGTGCCCTATGCAGGCATGCGGTTTCACAACCCTGGTGCAGCGATCAAGGGACTGCCGTTCCAAATGATTGAAACTACGGCTTCGCCAGGACAGCAAATGGATCTTTAG
- a CDS encoding DJ-1/PfpI family protein, which yields MMPSLRLVHRLPTFAWLAACLLTAVAQAQSPANSPAKTSKTLGIYLYERFELLDVCGPAEIFGNLRGQVKIIMLSQQAGPVSSTQGPSMLATHSLADSPQLDWILVPGGIGTLNEINNRQLLEWLNQQVQTAELIMSVCSGSGILAKAGLLDNRPATTNKLSYQLITSWRPEVDWQPDARWVDAGNIVTSSGVSAGIDMSLAVVSRFYGRETALKIAQATEYVWNDDPTKDPFAVLAKP from the coding sequence ATGATGCCGAGCCTGCGGTTGGTACATCGCTTGCCGACGTTTGCCTGGCTCGCCGCCTGCCTTCTGACTGCGGTTGCTCAGGCACAGTCGCCCGCCAACTCGCCAGCCAAAACCTCAAAAACATTGGGGATTTATCTCTACGAGCGTTTCGAATTGCTGGATGTCTGCGGTCCTGCGGAGATATTTGGCAACCTGCGAGGGCAGGTCAAAATCATCATGCTCTCTCAGCAGGCTGGCCCGGTTTCCTCAACGCAGGGGCCGTCCATGTTGGCCACCCACTCCCTGGCCGACTCTCCACAATTAGATTGGATTTTAGTGCCCGGCGGAATCGGTACGCTCAATGAGATCAACAATCGGCAATTGTTGGAATGGCTTAACCAACAGGTACAAACTGCCGAGCTCATTATGAGCGTCTGCAGTGGCTCGGGGATACTGGCCAAAGCGGGCCTGTTAGACAATCGCCCGGCCACGACCAACAAACTGTCCTACCAGCTCATTACCTCCTGGCGACCAGAGGTGGACTGGCAACCGGATGCGCGTTGGGTTGATGCTGGGAACATTGTCACTTCGTCGGGCGTGTCGGCCGGCATCGATATGTCGCTAGCGGTGGTGTCCCGATTTTACGGACGAGAGACAGCCCTGAAAATCGCTCAGGCGACCGAGTACGTCTGGAACGACGACCCGACTAAAGATCCATTTGCTGTCCTGGCGAAGCCGTAG
- the rpmG gene encoding 50S ribosomal protein L33, with the protein MAKGKKKLEIVHLVCEETGDYNYTLRRKSGGEKLKLKKFCPRLRKHTVHVEKKK; encoded by the coding sequence ATGGCTAAAGGTAAGAAAAAGCTCGAAATCGTGCATTTGGTTTGCGAAGAAACCGGTGACTACAACTACACGCTGCGGCGTAAGTCGGGCGGCGAAAAGCTGAAGCTGAAGAAGTTCTGCCCACGGCTGCGTAAACACACCGTGCACGTTGAGAAGAAGAAATAG
- a CDS encoding 50S ribosomal protein L17, protein MRHRRHGRVLGRSPSHRRSLYRNMVTAIVLTERETDELDPNPPKVPGRIITTLQKAKEIRPLVEKCVTIAKKCQAAEQAAAEFGTDAERNSEAWKSWRKSPQHAKWVAARAPAVTARRRLYQILQDKQAVRILCNDLASRFEDRQGGYTRILRLAKPRLGDAGTRAILEFVGRNDRAVKKSQKPDFGGDQSSTSES, encoded by the coding sequence ATGCGACACAGAAGACATGGTCGAGTTTTAGGGCGATCGCCCAGCCATCGCCGATCCCTATATCGCAATATGGTTACGGCTATCGTTCTGACCGAGCGTGAGACGGATGAATTGGATCCGAATCCACCCAAGGTTCCCGGCCGCATCATTACCACCTTGCAGAAGGCCAAGGAAATTCGGCCATTGGTTGAAAAATGCGTTACCATCGCCAAGAAGTGCCAGGCTGCCGAGCAGGCGGCTGCTGAGTTTGGCACCGATGCTGAGCGCAATTCGGAGGCTTGGAAGAGCTGGCGAAAGAGCCCGCAACATGCCAAGTGGGTGGCGGCTCGGGCACCAGCGGTTACTGCCCGCCGTCGACTGTATCAGATTTTGCAAGACAAGCAGGCAGTTCGTATTTTGTGCAATGATTTGGCCAGCCGATTTGAAGATCGACAAGGTGGTTACACCCGCATCCTGAGGTTGGCCAAGCCGCGTTTGGGCGATGCCGGAACCCGTGCGATCTTGGAATTCGTGGGACGCAATGATCGCGCAGTCAAGAAGAGTCAGAAGCCCGATTTTGGTGGCGATCAGTCGTCAACCAGCGAGTCCTAG
- a CDS encoding DNA-directed RNA polymerase subunit alpha, with translation MHIKWRGLELPSSVQVDQHTLSGTYGKFIAEPFERGFGTTVGNSLRRVLLSSLEGSSVTQIKIRGAQHEFTTLPGVLEDVTDIVLNVKSLVVKNHSESTKVITVERSTAGVITGADVETDSDVEIINKEHVIATLTSDVSFGMEMVVENGRGYVPASEHSARDHEIGIIPIDAIYSPVIRVRYDIEETRVGQKTNYDKLNLEIWTDGSIHPEMALVEAAKIFRKHLNPFVQYKELGKQVHATARGGPGSAEAQLEAKLNLTIAELRLSVRAGNCLVGEGIQTIRELVQRNEDQLLEIRNFGETTLSEVREKLANLGLHLGMRLPSSVSFR, from the coding sequence ATGCACATCAAATGGCGCGGATTGGAATTGCCCAGCTCGGTGCAAGTCGACCAGCATACGCTTTCGGGGACCTACGGTAAATTCATTGCCGAACCTTTTGAGCGCGGCTTTGGTACGACGGTTGGCAACAGCCTGCGCCGTGTATTACTGTCCAGCTTGGAAGGTAGTTCTGTCACACAGATCAAGATTCGCGGCGCACAACACGAATTCACTACGCTACCGGGTGTTTTGGAAGACGTTACCGACATCGTGCTGAACGTCAAATCGTTGGTGGTCAAGAACCACAGCGAATCGACCAAAGTCATCACCGTCGAGCGCTCGACGGCAGGTGTCATTACGGGGGCTGACGTTGAAACCGATTCCGACGTTGAGATCATCAACAAGGAGCATGTGATTGCGACGCTGACCAGCGATGTCTCGTTCGGCATGGAGATGGTGGTGGAGAATGGTCGTGGCTATGTGCCGGCATCGGAACATAGCGCCCGCGATCACGAAATCGGGATTATCCCCATCGATGCCATTTACAGCCCGGTCATTCGCGTGCGCTATGACATCGAAGAGACGCGCGTTGGTCAAAAGACGAACTACGACAAACTGAATTTGGAAATCTGGACAGATGGTTCGATCCATCCCGAAATGGCGCTTGTGGAAGCGGCGAAAATCTTCCGCAAGCACCTCAATCCATTTGTGCAGTACAAAGAGCTAGGCAAGCAGGTTCATGCTACGGCCCGAGGCGGTCCCGGTTCAGCCGAAGCTCAATTGGAAGCCAAGCTAAATCTGACTATCGCCGAACTACGCTTGAGTGTTCGGGCCGGTAATTGTCTGGTTGGCGAAGGCATACAAACGATCCGAGAATTGGTGCAGCGAAATGAGGACCAGTTGCTTGAAATCCGCAACTTCGGTGAAACGACATTGTCCGAAGTGCGTGAGAAACTTGCCAACTTGGGACTCCATTTGGGGATGCGATTGCCATCTTCCGTCAGCTTCCGCTAA
- the rpsK gene encoding 30S ribosomal protein S11, producing MSKEKRRKHRRNVTLGIAHIRSTFNNTTVTITDAKGDTLVWASAGTCGFKGSRKSTPFAGQMAAQQAAEKAAKYGVKELEVRVKGPGSGRESAISALQTVGMTVKVIEDVTPIPHNGCRPRKRRRV from the coding sequence GTGTCAAAAGAAAAACGTCGTAAGCATCGTCGCAATGTAACGCTGGGTATTGCGCACATTCGTTCAACATTTAACAACACGACGGTCACCATTACCGATGCTAAAGGTGATACGTTGGTTTGGGCCAGCGCCGGAACATGCGGATTCAAAGGGTCGCGCAAAAGTACTCCGTTTGCAGGTCAAATGGCTGCTCAGCAAGCTGCCGAGAAGGCGGCCAAGTATGGTGTCAAAGAGTTGGAAGTCCGAGTCAAAGGCCCGGGTTCGGGGCGCGAAAGCGCTATCTCAGCCTTGCAAACCGTGGGAATGACGGTCAAGGTAATCGAGGACGTTACGCCGATTCCGCACAATGGTTGTCGCCCGCGCAAGCGCCGTCGCGTGTAG
- the rpsM gene encoding 30S ribosomal protein S13 produces the protein MPRLLGVDIPNDKKVAISLTYLYGVGPKVAREACVKTGIDAEKKARDLDEDELSRLSTLLERDYTVEGPLRRAVGQSIHRLREIKCYRGLRHRSGLPVRGQRTRTNARTRKGPRKTVAGKKGVKDLK, from the coding sequence GTGCCGCGTTTACTCGGTGTGGATATTCCCAACGACAAAAAAGTAGCAATTTCCCTCACCTACCTGTACGGAGTTGGTCCCAAGGTCGCTCGCGAAGCATGCGTGAAGACGGGAATTGACGCTGAGAAGAAGGCGCGCGATCTGGACGAAGACGAGCTCAGTCGCTTGTCTACCTTGCTGGAGCGCGACTATACGGTCGAGGGGCCGCTGCGACGCGCTGTGGGGCAAAGCATCCATCGGTTGCGTGAGATCAAGTGTTACCGTGGTTTGAGGCATCGCTCGGGGTTGCCTGTCCGCGGACAACGCACTCGCACCAATGCCCGGACACGTAAGGGACCGCGTAAGACGGTAGCCGGTAAGAAGGGCGTTAAGGACTTGAAGTAG
- the secY gene encoding preprotein translocase subunit SecY: MWEKLRTVFAIPELRQKILLTLGLLAVYRVGYQIRLPMVNPPSDSTTGSQLNDFLQKVSVFAATDLRQVTIFGLGIMPYISASIVFQLLGSVWKPIEQLRKEGQAGQRKINEYTRYLTVFLCLIQSYVYLKYFIMSENSSLVAPQFLDPATGALHWGWQITAIFIMTCGTIFLMWLGEQIDEYGIGNGISLLIMASIVAQMPQALLDLRGNMTAELSGSSGEIGPDKLIVLAALFVAVVFGVVFITMGQRRIQTQSAKHVRGRRVYGGTKQYLPLRINQAGVMPIIFASSLLLLPGVLFGVIAGWLTTPGGENFFAKFFNGLSNAFQSGTSLTYIVLYVLLIFFFCYFWTSITFNPKEMSENLKDHGTFIPGYRPGKRTADYLEKVMVRITYVGAAFLALVAIVPVLVQTQLGVSFSVANFYGGTGLLIAVSVAFDLIQKIDNHLLMRNYKGLLEN, encoded by the coding sequence ATGTGGGAAAAACTAAGGACGGTCTTTGCGATCCCGGAACTGCGTCAGAAGATTCTGCTGACGTTGGGATTGCTGGCCGTTTATCGAGTCGGTTATCAAATCCGGCTGCCCATGGTTAATCCGCCTTCGGATTCTACCACCGGTAGCCAGCTGAACGATTTCCTCCAGAAGGTGTCGGTATTTGCGGCGACTGATTTGCGTCAGGTAACGATCTTCGGTCTGGGCATCATGCCCTACATCTCGGCTTCCATCGTTTTCCAATTGCTGGGTTCGGTATGGAAGCCCATCGAACAACTTCGCAAGGAAGGTCAGGCCGGCCAGCGGAAGATTAATGAGTACACCCGCTATTTGACGGTCTTCCTCTGCTTGATCCAGAGTTATGTGTACCTCAAGTACTTCATCATGTCCGAGAATTCCAGCTTAGTGGCTCCTCAGTTCCTGGATCCAGCTACCGGGGCGCTACATTGGGGCTGGCAGATCACGGCCATCTTCATCATGACCTGTGGCACTATCTTCCTGATGTGGCTGGGAGAGCAGATTGACGAATACGGCATCGGCAATGGGATTAGCTTGTTGATCATGGCCAGTATCGTAGCTCAAATGCCTCAAGCTCTTTTGGACTTGCGTGGTAACATGACCGCCGAGCTTAGCGGATCATCCGGCGAGATCGGACCGGACAAGTTAATTGTCCTGGCGGCGCTATTCGTGGCGGTGGTCTTTGGTGTGGTATTCATTACCATGGGCCAGCGTAGAATTCAAACGCAAAGCGCCAAACATGTGCGCGGGCGCCGGGTTTACGGCGGAACTAAGCAATACCTGCCGCTGCGAATCAATCAGGCTGGCGTAATGCCCATCATTTTTGCCAGTAGTTTGCTGCTGTTGCCTGGAGTCCTGTTTGGGGTGATTGCGGGCTGGTTGACAACGCCGGGTGGCGAGAACTTTTTCGCAAAGTTCTTCAACGGCCTGAGTAACGCATTTCAGAGTGGAACATCGTTGACCTACATCGTCCTGTACGTGTTGTTGATATTTTTCTTCTGCTACTTCTGGACTTCGATCACCTTCAATCCCAAAGAAATGTCTGAGAATCTGAAGGATCACGGGACGTTCATTCCTGGATATCGCCCCGGTAAGCGCACGGCGGACTATCTGGAAAAAGTGATGGTTCGAATTACCTATGTCGGAGCCGCGTTCTTGGCGTTGGTAGCGATTGTGCCGGTACTGGTTCAAACGCAACTCGGAGTTAGTTTTTCGGTAGCCAATTTCTATGGTGGAACCGGGCTGCTGATTGCCGTTAGCGTGGCGTTTGATCTGATCCAAAAGATCGACAACCATCTGCTGATGAGGAACTACAAGGGATTGCTGGAGAACTAG
- the rplO gene encoding 50S ribosomal protein L15 produces MRIDQANQNISKHRRKLRVGRGKGAGQGKLCGRGQDGHKSRSGYSRHPGMVGEDLPMIRRVPKRGFNNSYALDVVAVNVGDISAVFASGQEVTPQALEAKGLVKCRYDALKILADGDVDKPLQVAAHRFSAAAEQKIKAAGGSVTKLRIKRTPRERVTDLRKAKA; encoded by the coding sequence ATGAGAATCGACCAAGCCAATCAAAACATTTCCAAGCATCGACGCAAACTGCGCGTTGGTCGCGGCAAGGGTGCCGGGCAAGGCAAGTTGTGTGGACGCGGTCAGGATGGACATAAGTCGCGCAGCGGTTATTCGCGCCATCCAGGCATGGTCGGTGAGGACTTGCCGATGATTCGGCGCGTTCCCAAGCGCGGCTTTAACAACAGTTATGCTCTGGATGTGGTCGCGGTCAATGTGGGAGACATCTCAGCTGTTTTCGCTTCGGGCCAAGAGGTAACCCCGCAGGCCTTAGAAGCCAAAGGGCTGGTGAAGTGCCGGTATGATGCGCTGAAGATCCTGGCCGACGGCGATGTTGACAAGCCGCTGCAGGTCGCCGCGCATCGATTCAGTGCTGCTGCCGAGCAGAAGATCAAAGCGGCTGGCGGTTCGGTAACCAAGTTGCGTATTAAGCGCACCCCGCGTGAACGAGTTACTGACCTGCGTAAAGCGAAAGCTTAA
- the rpsE gene encoding 30S ribosomal protein S5: MANANTDSSTDGSIERVLNIKRCAAVVKGGRRFSFAALVVVGDGKGRVGYGYGKANEVPPSVQKAQKQANRETIRVPIVSGTIPHRVIGTYGAAKVVLLPASPGTGIIAGPAVRAVCEAAGIRDILTKSFRSNNPSVLVKATFKALQQLRTREDVELLRGVKLS; this comes from the coding sequence GTGGCTAACGCAAATACGGATTCCAGTACCGACGGCTCAATTGAGCGCGTCTTGAATATCAAACGCTGTGCAGCGGTGGTCAAGGGTGGCCGACGGTTTAGCTTTGCGGCGCTGGTTGTCGTCGGCGACGGCAAAGGGCGTGTCGGCTACGGCTACGGCAAGGCCAACGAGGTTCCGCCCAGTGTTCAGAAGGCTCAGAAGCAGGCCAACCGCGAAACGATTCGCGTCCCTATCGTCTCGGGGACCATTCCACATCGAGTCATCGGAACTTATGGTGCAGCCAAAGTCGTTTTATTACCGGCTAGTCCCGGTACCGGGATCATCGCAGGCCCTGCCGTACGCGCCGTTTGCGAAGCTGCCGGTATCCGTGACATTTTGACCAAGAGCTTCCGCTCGAATAATCCATCGGTGCTTGTCAAAGCTACGTTCAAGGCGTTGCAGCAGTTGCGGACTCGCGAAGACGTCGAATTGCTGCGAGGGGTAAAACTGTCATGA